The Streptomyces sp. A2-16 sequence ATGCGTGGGGCCCAGCGCCGAGCGCCGCCCGGCGACGCTTTCCCGCAGCAGGGCGACGGATTCCTCGCGTCTGCCGAGGTTCGCCAGCACGAGCTGGAGACCATAGCCGCTGTCCGTGGTGTCGGGGTCGTCGGCACCGAACAAGCGCTCCTGGGCGTCCCGGACCGCGCGAAGCGCCGCTTCGGCTTCGGCGTACCTGCCCAGCCGGAACAGTGCCCGCCCTGCCCTGGAACGGGCGGCGAGAACGGTACGGTGCTCCGCGCCGAGGAGTCCCTCTGCCAGGTCCGCCGCGCTTCGGGCGGTCTCCCAGGCGGAGAGGTAGTCACCGGTCCGGTGCAGGGCGACCGACAACCGCGTCGCGACGGCCAGGGCGTCGGCGGCGGACGGCCCGCCGATGTGCCGCAGCAGGGCCAGTGCGTGAGGTACCAGCAGGCGCAGTCGCGGATCGTGCGGACCCGCGTCGGGTACGCCGGGCACGGCCGCGTCGAGCAGTCGGACGGCTGTCGTGTCGAGGGCGGTCACCAGCTCCGCCGGGGTGGCCGCCGAGACGCTGTCGAGCAGGATCCCGTGACTCTGTACGCAGCGCGTGCCGGCGGCGTCGACCAGTTCGGACAGGGACTGGTCGAGGAGGGCCCTGAGGGCTGTCTCGGTCCGAGCACGAGGCAGTACGGCGCCGATGCCGGCATGGTTGAGCAGGGTCAGCGGCAGCGGCTCGGCGGCGAACCGTGCGAGCAGTCTGAGCAGGGCCGCCGCTTCGGACAGTCCGCGCGCCTCGAACGCGTCGAGGGTCAGCTGCCAGGTCAGGCCGACCAGATGACGGGGGTCCGCTTCGGACAGCGCGTCGGCTCCCCGGTCGATCAGCCGGACCCGTTCGTCTCCGTCGAGCTGGTCCCCGTAGGCGTCCATCGTCCAGGGGTCGATGACCTGGTGGGAGAGGAAGCCGCCCGCCAGAGTGAGGGCGAGGGGCAGCCGGCCGAGCCGGTCCGCCACCCGCGCCGCCTGCTCCGTCGTACCGCTGTGCGGGGCGAGATCGCGCAGTACGAGCGCGGCGTCCTCGCGGGGCAGTACGCCGATGTACTGCAGCTCGGCGCCCGGCCACCACCGGGCCGCCGCGCGCCGTGTGGTCACCAGGACGGTGCCGCGCGGGCTGGTGCGCAGCCAGTTGCCGTCCCGCAGGATCTCGGGCTCGTCGGTGTTGTCCAGGACCAGTAACCAGGGTTCGGCGGAACGGTCGAGATACGTCCAGACGAGATCGGCGGCGGGTCTGAGGCCGTTGCGTGCGGCGAGCAGTTCGCCGTCGCCCGCCCCTCGGTCGGCGGCGACGGCGAGCATGCCGGCGCGCAGGCTCGCACGGTCGGAGGCGTTGACCCACAGGCCCACCCGGCCCTGCGCTCCGGTGACCTCCTGGAACAGGGCGCAGGCGACCGCCGTCTTGCCCGAGCCGCCCATGCCGTACAGCACGTAGACCTGGCCGCCGCGCTCCGCCTCGACGCTCGCCCACAGGCGTTCCATCACCTCGCTGCGGTCGCGGAGCGCGACGGGGGGCCGGCCGACCGCCGGGCGTCGCACCGAGTCCGGTCCGCCGTGCGCCGGCCCGTCACCGCCGTAGTGGTGGTGTTCGCTGATGTGCTGGTCGCCCCGCGACTGGTAGACACGTCCATGGTCCTCGGCGTGGCCGTCCGTCCCGCCCGTCATCGCTCTGCGATGTGCTGGTCACGTCCCGCTTGGTAGACCCGGGCCTGACCGGACGCGGTGGCGTGCTGGGTGATCTGCCGGGCAGCCGAGCCATCGGGATCGAGTTGGTCCAGCAGTGCGCGCAGTTCCTCTACGGCGGCGGGCCGGGCGACGAGAAGCCGCCGCACCAACCCCTGCCACTGAAGGCGCAGTTCGTCCAGGGTCTCCTGGTCGTCCGCCGCCACGGCGGCCAGCATGTCCTCACGGCCGGCCTCTAACTCGGCGGCAACGGTCTCGGCTCGCTCGGGTTGCGTCCGGCGCCAGAGCTGTGTGATCCCGTCACGCACACGGTGCCAGGCATCGGTCGCCATCAACGTGACCAAGGTGGCCCCCGCGCTCTGTGCGAGCACGGTCACTTCTGGGTCCACAGCCGCCCCTCCGTTCACCCGATTATCCGACAGCACAGATGGGAAGTGTCACCTGTCAGGCATGGCGTGTTTTTCCTTCCGATCATTATCATTCCAGCCCTGAGCGACACGAGACAAGGAGGAATCAATCCTCGCCATTACCCCTTCGGGCAGGTTCTAACACATGGTCAGACGGGTAAGTTGCACGCTACAGTGAGACATCCCGATCGATCGAGGGGGCGATGGGAATGGCCAGGCCATGGGAAGCAGATCCGGACACAGGTTTCAAACAGCGCCTGGGAAAAACTCCCCAGGAGCTCGGAAACACAACCGGCACTCCCGACTGTCCGGACATCTGGGAACTCACCAACGGTGACATCGCTGTCATCGGCCGAGACCTGACCCAGTCTCTTGGCAGGAACCTCCCCGACGGGGTCTCGATCGGGTCGGACGAACGCCTCGTGGTCATCCCCAGGAACATGCTCATCGCGGCGAAGCCGGACATCCCAAATGTTTGACTCCTTCCGCACCGGCACCTCCGAACGCCTGGACCGCCCCGCCTACCACGCGGACTTAGGCCGGGTCTACTCCAGCGGGATCGGCTTCCTCAACAAGCTCGAGCGAGGCCAGCACTTCAAGGAGCGCGGCTTCCCGAGCTGGGAGGCCTTCGCCGACGGCGACTGGGAGAGGGCCCTGTCCCTGGCCGACGAGAGGCGCGAGGACTACGCCAAAGAACTCCGCCAGGCGTCGCGACTGGGCGTCACGCAACGCCGCCTTCGTGTCGTGGAATTCCCGATCACACCGTATGTGCAATGGGAGTTGTTCGTCCTGCGCGTACGCGTGGATGTGGGCGACGACATCAAGGTCCTCGACGCTCGCGATATTTCGCACATCGAGCGGACTCGCCCAGTTCCAGAGGTAGTGATTCTCGGCGATGTAGTCATGTACGAGGTCGTTTACGACGAGGACGGAAATGCGGCCGGAGCCAACCGTTACACCGACCGCTCACTGATCCGGGAGACGAACGCCGGATTCGATGCGCTTTATGAGCGCGGTGAGGAATTCCGCGATTTCTTCGACCGGGAGATCGTCCCCCTGGCCCCGCCCCGGGTGTCCGGTGCTCCGACGGGTGTTCGCGGTTCGCGGTGATCAGCGGAGCGGGATGACGAGCGAGCCCTCATGCCAACAGATCACCGCGCCCGGCGATGACAAGAACGCTCGCGGCATCGGCCGCCCCTTCGGGGGTGAGGAGTGCGCTCGCGGTGTCAGGACTGGGGTTCCTCCAGCTTGATGGCAGTGTCGTCTGCGCCGTGCTGGTCGGCGTGTGCTGTGGCGAAAGGCTCGTGGTCTTCCACGACTTCACCGTCCACGACTTCCCCATCCATCACTCGGTTTGACGGCTCCGCCAGCGGCAGGCTGGCGAGGTGTTTCTTGAGCCTCTTGGCCATCGGGAGGTAGGTCGCAAGAGTGAGCCCGCCGGAGACCACGGCGCCGACGAGAGGGATGGCCTTCGAGACGGCCTTCGCGAAGGACTGCTTCGTCATCTGGACGCCGAGGTAAGCCGCGACCTTTTTCACCATCGGGTAGACGACACCCTGGGTGAGTGCCTTCTGGGGCAACTTCTTGGCGACCTGCTTCGACATCATCCCGGCGACCTTCCCCACAGCGGCGTTCGCCGACTGGGTTCCGAACATCACGCCGAAGAACAGCGTGAGCACCCCCATGGTCGCGTCATCGACGTCATCGCCGTCGTCGGAGAACAGATCGGGCCAGCTGTAGAGGTAGGCGAGTTTCTGCGCGATACGCACCATGTGGCCGAAGTACTGGGCCACGTCGGCGGGCACGGTGGCGGGAAGGGCGAGCACGCCGGGGATCCCGGCAGCGGCGGAGAGAGCGCTGACCTTGCCGGTTTCGAAGCGGATGGAGTCGTTGGCCACCTTGTCGAGAACCTCAACAGGGATGCCCGCCGCGGCAGGGGTCTCTTCTATCGCCCTCCGGATGGCGTCCTCGGAGCAGTGACGAGCCAGCGCACTTCGAAGGTACGTCTCCCTGTTGATGCGTACACCGGGAAGCTTCGCTGCCGCCAGCAGCACCGCGGAGAAGCGCGACTCGGGGTTCTCGATGCCTTTGCCCTGTTTCATAGCAGGAACTTACAGTAGCGCCGCACTCCAAGGGCCGGACTTCGTATGCCCAGTTGTGGCCTCCTGATGTGGGTGACGGTGGCGTGTGGGCTGGGTCCATCACGATGTAGATCGTCACCCGGGAAGGCGACCGCCGTCGCGAACCGCGTGTCTCTGGGCGGACGTTGATCGCCGTGGCAGCCAGCGCCGACGCGGCACCCGGCGAGCAGGGCGGGAGGACTGCTGAAGGTGCTGCGCAGGCGGATATGCGCAGGGCCCTCGGCAAGCACATGCCTACCGGAAGGCCCTGTCATCGGCGCCATCCCTGTCAGAGTGCCGCGAACTCGACGAATGCGGTCCACGCCGTGGGTTCTACGGCGAGTGCGGCGCGGGTTGTGTCCTTCGAGTCGCGGACGTGTACGGCACCTATACCAGCCGCGACCTCGACGCACTGGCCACCGTCACCAGCGCTGTAGCTGCTCTTGAACCATGCCAGTGCATCAGTGTCCGGCCCTGTCTTATCCCCGCTCATCTCTCTCCCAGCAACTTTTCGATCAACGCCAGCGATTCTGTCGGAGTGTGGGCCTGCGCCCGAAGGATCCCGTACGTACGCTCAAGCTCCCGCACCTTGGGACGCTCTGTGTGCACACGGCTGTCGCCTTGCACCTCCGTGTACGCGATCCTGCGCCCATCCTTGGCTTCCATCAAGGTGAACGGTCCAGCGAGTCCCGCATGTTCCTGGCGGGACAACGGCATCACCTGGATTACCACGTTGCGCTTCTCCGCCATCAGCATGAGGTGCTCCAACTGGCCTCGCCAGACAGCCTCTCCGCCGAGCGGCCGGAGCAGGACAGCCTCCTCGATCACAAAACTCAGATGCGGCGCAGGGTGTCGGGAGAAGATCTCCTGCCGTGCCAGTCGTGCGGTTACTCGCTGCTCCATGAGCGCTTCGTCCAACAACGGCTGCCACATGGCGAACACCGCTCGCGCGTACTCCACCGTCTGCAACAGCCCGTTGACCAACTGAGTGTCATACACCTGCAGCTCGACGGCCTCGGACTCCAACTTGGCCGCATCCCGGAAGAACGCCGGATACTGAGCCCGAGCCACCTCCTCCTTGCTCGCTCTCAACACCCCACCCGCGTCCAGCACTTCATCAGCTCGGTCGATGAACTTCGGCGGCGGGATACGTCTCCCCTGCTCGAACGACGCGATCGTCGAGGCCGAGTACCCGGTCAGCGACCCGAGCCTCGCGCGGTCCACACCCGCCCGCTCCCGGAACAGCTTCAACTGCCGCCCGAACACGCACAACATGCCCGTCCCGACGTCGTACTCCGGCTGCTGAACCTCGTCGTCCACGCCGCAGCTCCTCCCGTACGACCATCACGGTCACCGGACACCGCCCACCCAACGCGCGGCCCGGCAACCAATCACGTCCAACACCACGTACAAGCGCACCGCCCACGCGTACAGCCCGCACCCGTCAGCGCATCGCTCCTGTTCAACGCTACTCAGAGTTCGCAACCATTGACCGTATGAAGTCACCAACTCCCCCGAACGGGCATATGCCACAGCACCTGGCGCCCGAACGCGAGTTCACCATGCAGTTCACCTCAACCCCACGCGGTGCTCGCCTCGCCCGCCGACTCGTCTCGCACCGCCTGAACGACTGGGGCCACCCCTACACGACCCCGGTCAACGAGAAGCTCACCCTCATCACGGCCGAACTCACCGCCAACGCCGTACGCCACGGCCACGTCCCCGGCCGGGACTTCCATGTCCAACTCACCCTGACCGAGGACACGTTCCGTGTCGAGGTGACCGACACCCGCGCCGAGAAACAGCCCCCATCAACTCCCCCGGCCCCCGACTCCACATCCGAGTCCGGCCGCGGCCTTCACCTCGTCGCAGCGCTCGCGGACAACTGGGGCCTCACGCCCCGCCCAGCTGCCCCCGGCAAGACCGTCTGGGCCGAGCTGCGCGTACCGAACGGAGGCCACCCGCCCACGCACCCAGTGGCCCTTCGTCCGGCAGACTCGGCATCAGCGCACGGGCACAACACCGAGTCATTTCCGGCTACTTCTTCACGGCAGCACGACGGCCTCGAGTTGCGGCCTGAGGACGCCAGTTACGGAGGTCGTCGTCGGTGAGTCCGTGCTCGCCCTGCTTCTGCTGGCGGTATCCGGCGAAGAAGTCTGCTGGCGAGCCGCTGTAGAGCATGTCGAACTCGTTGTGCCACTGGTACAGCCACGGCTGAAGTTCCAGCAGGCCGGCGAGGAACGGCGTGATCTCCTCGGTCGACAGCGCGGTGTTAGTGAAGTACGTGGCGAGGGCCTGCGCCTGCTCCCGATGGTCCCAGCCAGCCCACCCGTAGAGCTCGGGGGTGGCGGCGTTGGTCTGCCCGTACGAGATGAACCGCTCCTTGGGCACGTCGAGCTTGCCGCGCGCCTTCCAGTAGGAGGGGCGAAGGAAGTCAGCCGAGGTGTACTTCGGCGGCACCGGGATGGAGTCCCGGATCTTCCGCTTGGCGGGCTCGTCCGGGGCGGCGTCCTCCTTGCGCTGGAGGTCCCACACCTCTTCCCAGTCGGCACGCTTCTTCATGCCGGAGGGCTTGTAGCGCAGGGCGGAGAGGAACGGCACGTGCTCGTCCGTGATCAGCTCGGCGACGACCTTGGCGAGTTCCTTGCGGGGCGCGTAGAGCTTGGCGACGGAGACGAAGTCCTCGTCTCGGGAGAGGGCATCGATGAGTCGGGCCAGGGTGAGGATCGTGGGCTGACCGTTCTCGTCAAACCAGTGGTCGCGCTTCTCCACCCGGTCGAGCAGCCAGGAGCGGAGGGCCTTCTCCTGGAGGGCGTCCCAGCCCTCGGTGGCCCAGCGGCGCTTGTACTCGGGTCGCTCGACCATGTTAATGGCACGGTTCGACTCGATGACGTCAATTCGCTTCTGGACGATCTCTCGGTAGGGGGCGGGCCAGTGGACGGGGATCTGCGTGATCGGCGTGGAGTTGTGCCGTTTGAACCACTCGTCGCTGGCCTCACCGGCTACAACGCGGCGCGCTAGGACGATCTCGAAGGCACGCTCACCGAGAGCCAGTTCGGGGATATTAGGATCGTCTGGGTCCTTGGAGACACGGATGTCTTCAGGGTGGAGGTTGTAGAGGGAGTAGACCTGCCAGTCCAGCTCTTCTTGGAGAGCAATCATGCGGGCCCGCGTGGACTCCCACAACGAGCGCGCCCGACGGAGATAATCCGCGCTGGGCACGACCTTAGACACGCAAGCAGCCGGGCAGTACTCATCGAGCTGGCGAGCACCCCTCTCGAGGGCGGCAGCCATTTCCAGCGAGCATTCAGAGGGAAGCGGAAATTCCGCAACATTTGCCCCGTTGAACTGATAGAAGTCGCGCCACTTCTCCCCTTTTGAGTATCCGCCCCCAGGCCCACCCTTACTGTGACAGTTAAGCTTCAACCAAAGACCCGCCGTGGAACTATTCAGGAGCCCCAGAATGCGAATATACTCCTCTTCCCCAGCTTCATCGTTAAGCTTCACGATCGGAGCAGTCTGCTTGAAGACCCTTCCCCCGCGATCCAGCACAAAGTGATTATGCGTAGCAACTTCCGCGAATGCAATTGAAAGCTTATCTCGGTATCGCCCCTTGAAGAACATTGAGTACTCAAACCACTTGAGACCTCTGGCGATCTGCGATTTCCCGAAGGCCACCCGATCGGACAAGATGACCCTGTAGGGCCACAGCAGGCGCTCACCAGATTCTGAGATGACTGCCTCTAGAGTCTCAGGCGAGTAGGGCCAGAGCGAAGCAGTGGACTCTTGTACCGAATAGTCACGAACCTCCGTCCCCTCGACCAGTGGCCGCCACTCGCCCTCTTTAATACCTCGTCGCGTCAAATGGCCAGCACCCAACATGTAGGCACTGTCTTCCCTGGTCACTGCGCCAGCACCAATATCTGACGCAATAGAGGACAGAGAAGCCTGCACCGAAGAGCCCACCTGCTCAACCATCTCGAGGCCGCCAGCGACCAAGATCCACGGCTGCCTGCCGAAGTACCGACCGCGCTCCAAGTCGTCCACTGTGACCCATTGACTCACAGAACCAGGCATATCGACCTGGTTGACAATTGCGTTCCACACCAGGCCGTCTGCGGCCCTTTCAGGGACAATTGCCTCCCCCTGGACACTTCGAACCGCGCGAATAGTGCCAATTCTCC is a genomic window containing:
- a CDS encoding tetratricopeptide repeat protein, with translation MTGGTDGHAEDHGRVYQSRGDQHISEHHHYGGDGPAHGGPDSVRRPAVGRPPVALRDRSEVMERLWASVEAERGGQVYVLYGMGGSGKTAVACALFQEVTGAQGRVGLWVNASDRASLRAGMLAVAADRGAGDGELLAARNGLRPAADLVWTYLDRSAEPWLLVLDNTDEPEILRDGNWLRTSPRGTVLVTTRRAAARWWPGAELQYIGVLPREDAALVLRDLAPHSGTTEQAARVADRLGRLPLALTLAGGFLSHQVIDPWTMDAYGDQLDGDERVRLIDRGADALSEADPRHLVGLTWQLTLDAFEARGLSEAAALLRLLARFAAEPLPLTLLNHAGIGAVLPRARTETALRALLDQSLSELVDAAGTRCVQSHGILLDSVSAATPAELVTALDTTAVRLLDAAVPGVPDAGPHDPRLRLLVPHALALLRHIGGPSAADALAVATRLSVALHRTGDYLSAWETARSAADLAEGLLGAEHRTVLAARSRAGRALFRLGRYAEAEAALRAVRDAQERLFGADDPDTTDSGYGLQLVLANLGRREESVALLRESVAGRRSALGPTHPLTLRARASLLETLPAAEVVTEEGGTLLALPSECDRSLGPDHTVTLGARHNHAWALYLLGRFDEADREIRRVAETYVRRFGPEYPIVLAARQLLSRTRAALGQVDEGIALMSDVVERRERGLGPEHPFTVASRKLLDAYRSGRWRP
- a CDS encoding DUF6879 family protein → MFDSFRTGTSERLDRPAYHADLGRVYSSGIGFLNKLERGQHFKERGFPSWEAFADGDWERALSLADERREDYAKELRQASRLGVTQRRLRVVEFPITPYVQWELFVLRVRVDVGDDIKVLDARDISHIERTRPVPEVVILGDVVMYEVVYDEDGNAAGANRYTDRSLIRETNAGFDALYERGEEFRDFFDREIVPLAPPRVSGAPTGVRGSR
- a CDS encoding DUF397 domain-containing protein; the encoded protein is MSGDKTGPDTDALAWFKSSYSAGDGGQCVEVAAGIGAVHVRDSKDTTRAALAVEPTAWTAFVEFAAL
- a CDS encoding helix-turn-helix transcriptional regulator, coding for MDDEVQQPEYDVGTGMLCVFGRQLKLFRERAGVDRARLGSLTGYSASTIASFEQGRRIPPPKFIDRADEVLDAGGVLRASKEEVARAQYPAFFRDAAKLESEAVELQVYDTQLVNGLLQTVEYARAVFAMWQPLLDEALMEQRVTARLARQEIFSRHPAPHLSFVIEEAVLLRPLGGEAVWRGQLEHLMLMAEKRNVVIQVMPLSRQEHAGLAGPFTLMEAKDGRRIAYTEVQGDSRVHTERPKVRELERTYGILRAQAHTPTESLALIEKLLGER
- a CDS encoding ATP-binding protein, which codes for MQFTSTPRGARLARRLVSHRLNDWGHPYTTPVNEKLTLITAELTANAVRHGHVPGRDFHVQLTLTEDTFRVEVTDTRAEKQPPSTPPAPDSTSESGRGLHLVAALADNWGLTPRPAAPGKTVWAELRVPNGGHPPTHPVALRPADSASAHGHNTESFPATSSRQHDGLELRPEDASYGGRRR
- the pglX gene encoding BREX-2 system adenine-specific DNA-methyltransferase PglX, with protein sequence MIDRKALLDDLKQQVKAVETDLGRQVKALGDVGARLKAEYDQARKLGRTAATWTSWLDERVTQIAVAWVLGTVFVRFCEDNRLIPEPYLTGPDGDRRELAESRYDAYVESDEDPTYRGWLEKAFEELGQGQAGRLLFDKQHNPLYQVPLSHDGARDLVEFWRGRDEGGVLVHDFTDPLNEDGTEGWDTRFLGDLYQDLSEAARKTYALLQTPEFVEEFILDRTMNPAVREFGYEELKMIDPTCGSGHFVLGAFRRLVRLWGEGQPGRDAHERVRAALDSVHGVDINPFAVAIARFRLLVAAMAASEVRTLREAARYEWPVHLAVGDSLIKARQLELTLGGDEDAMKDQLASFAYATEDVHEHPGILQQGRYHVVVGNPPYITVKDKNLNELYRDLYSACAGTYALSVPFAQRFFELAKRGGADARGSGMVGQITANSFMKREFGSKLIEEYFAHKVELVEVIDTSGAYIPGHGTPTVILVGRNRGGNGRIGTIRAVRSVQGEAIVPERAADGLVWNAIVNQVDMPGSVSQWVTVDDLERGRYFGRQPWILVAGGLEMVEQVGSSVQASLSSIASDIGAGAVTREDSAYMLGAGHLTRRGIKEGEWRPLVEGTEVRDYSVQESTASLWPYSPETLEAVISESGERLLWPYRVILSDRVAFGKSQIARGLKWFEYSMFFKGRYRDKLSIAFAEVATHNHFVLDRGGRVFKQTAPIVKLNDEAGEEEYIRILGLLNSSTAGLWLKLNCHSKGGPGGGYSKGEKWRDFYQFNGANVAEFPLPSECSLEMAAALERGARQLDEYCPAACVSKVVPSADYLRRARSLWESTRARMIALQEELDWQVYSLYNLHPEDIRVSKDPDDPNIPELALGERAFEIVLARRVVAGEASDEWFKRHNSTPITQIPVHWPAPYREIVQKRIDVIESNRAINMVERPEYKRRWATEGWDALQEKALRSWLLDRVEKRDHWFDENGQPTILTLARLIDALSRDEDFVSVAKLYAPRKELAKVVAELITDEHVPFLSALRYKPSGMKKRADWEEVWDLQRKEDAAPDEPAKRKIRDSIPVPPKYTSADFLRPSYWKARGKLDVPKERFISYGQTNAATPELYGWAGWDHREQAQALATYFTNTALSTEEITPFLAGLLELQPWLYQWHNEFDMLYSGSPADFFAGYRQQKQGEHGLTDDDLRNWRPQAATRGRRAAVKK